The following proteins are co-located in the Engraulis encrasicolus isolate BLACKSEA-1 chromosome 2, IST_EnEncr_1.0, whole genome shotgun sequence genome:
- the LOC134465306 gene encoding NACHT, LRR and PYD domains-containing protein 3-like translates to MSQRPDSSAQSSVSMKSDRSKEGALPNFREEDVPPDQREQMKGGSGQNEQQNLTHVFQVIEKKIVAFLKNELQRLKMILSPDYQEDLKRKDEDESDAREGALKMALHFLSEMERTDLADKLKDHELDVLCRAELKIHLKNKYQSVFEGIPMQGNSAQLDKIYTEVYITEGGSGKVNEEHEVRQIESISKRPVGQDKQIKCNDIFKPLPGQDKPSRRVVTKGVAGIGKTISIQKYILDWAVGKDNREIHFIFPLPFRELNLMRGTPLSLMGLLHHFFPELKQLTFDSQPKYKLLFILDGLDECRLELNFQRNESWTNVAGVTSLDVLLTNLIKGNLLPSALLWITSRPAAASQIPPDCVDLVTEIQGFNDTQKEEYFRNRFNDESLTSTIISHIKSSRSLHIMCHIPVFCWIAACVLAMFLPSSAGPQLPKTLTEMYTYFLIFQTKQASQKFDNVHELDPQWNRNLILALGKLAYKQLEKGNLIFYEGDLRECGTDVIEAAVRSGVCTQIFRQESGISQATMFCFIHLSIQEYLAALYVFLRMASKRQNVIKRHQRWKQLFGKESMTIVHKSAVDKALEYEDGRFDLFLRFLLGLSLESNQTLLHGLLQSGERHIGNAETISYIKDKIREVTSSERMINLFHCLNELKDDSLVKGIQSFLNAGTLSEAQLSPGQWSALVFVLLTSDQKLDVFDLKEYIRSDEGLQRLKPVVEESETILLDSCGLSEMSCTTMASVLCKPSKMKTLDLSHNSIRDTGVKELCSGLENSNCALKSLQLADCGITGVGYAALASALKSNPSHLEELDLRGNETGDSGVKLLLELQQDPACKLQTLSLVNCSITEEGCAALSSALASNPSHLIGLVLEKNKLGDSGVKQISTLLSNPDCKLQVLWLKGCSMTEEGCTALTSALATNPSHLTRLSLDKNTPGDSGVKQISTLLRNPDCKLQSLGLDNCSITEEGCAALTSALISNPSHLTELHLDINKLGDSGVRQISALLRMPSCKLQKLA, encoded by the exons ATGTCACAGAGACCAGACTCATCTGCACAGAGCTCTGTGTCCATGAAAAGTGACAGGTCAAAAGAAGGTGCCCTTCCAAACTTCAGAGAGGAGGATGTGCCACCTGACCAAAG AGAGCAAATGAAAGGTGGCAGTGGTCAGAATGAGCAGCAGAATCTAACACATGTGTTCCAG GTAATTGAGAAAAAGATAGTAGCATTTTTGAAGAATGAGCTGCAAAGATTGAAGATGATTCTCAGTCCTGATTACCAAGAAGACTTAAAGAGAAAAGATGAAGATGAGAGTGATGCCAGAGAAGGAGCTCTCAAGATGGCATTACACTTCCTGTCGGAGATGGAGAGAACAGATCTGGCCGACAAACTGAAAGACC ATGAGCTGGATGTGCTTTGTCGGGCTGAACTGAAAATACATCTCAAGAACAAGTATCAGAGTGTGTTTGAAGGAATACCCATGCAAGGAAACTCTGCCCAGCTCGATAAGATCTACACAGAGGTCTATATCACAGAGGGAGGAAgtggaaaagtaaatgaagagcaTGAAGTCAGGCAGATTGAGTCCATATCCAAAAGACCAGTTGGACAGGACAAACAAATCAAATGCAATGACATCTTCAAGCCCTTACCTGGTCAGGACAAGCCAAGCAGAAGAGTGGTgacaaagggagtggctggcattggaaAAACCATCTCGATACAAAAGTACATCCTGGACTGGGCTGTGGGAAAAGACAACAGAGAGATCCACTTCATTTTCCCATTGCCCTTTCGCGAGCTCAACCTCATGAGAGGCACACCACTCTCTTTGATGGGTCTCCTTCACCACTTCTTTCCAGAGCTGAAGCAGTTAACCTTTGACAGTCAACCGAAGTACAAACTATTGTTCATCTTGGACGGTTTGGATGAATGTCGACTTGAACTAAACTTTCAGAGGAATGAAAGTTGGACCAATGTGGCAGGTGTCACTTCTTTGGATGTACTCCTGACAAATCTCATAAAGGGaaatctgcttccctctgctctacTTTGGATCACctcccgaccagcagcagccagtcagatTCCACCTGATTGTGTTGACCTTGTCACAGAGATCCAGGGGTTCAATGACACAcagaaggaggagtacttcaggaaCAGGTTCAATGATGAGAGTTTAACAAGCACAATCATTTCTCACATTAAATCATCAAGGAGTctccacatcatgtgccacataccaGTGTTTTGCTGGATCGCTGCTTGTGTTCTTGCCATGTTTCTCCCCTCTTCAGCAGGACCACAGCTTCCAAAGACATTGACAGAGATGTACACATATTTCCTGATTTTCCAAACAAAACAGGCCAGTCAAAAGTTTGACAATGTGCATGAACTTGATCCACAATGGAACAGGAATCTTATCCTTGCTCTCGGAAAGCTGGCCTACAAGCAGCTGGAAAAGggaaatctgatcttctatgaagGCGACCTAAGAGAGTGTGGCACTGATGTCATTGAAGCTGCAGTGCGCTCTGGTGTTTGCACCCAGATTTTCCGGCAGGAATCTGGAATTTCTCAAGCAACAATGTTTTGCTTTATCCACCTGAGCATCCAGGAGTATCTTGCAgctctgtatgtgtttctgaggATGGCAAGCAAAAGGCAAAATGTGATCAAACGTCATCAGCGTTGGAAACAGCTTTTTGGAAAAGAATCTATGACCATCGTACACAAAAGTGCTGTGGACAAAGCTTTGGAGTATGAAGATGGACGGTTTGACCTCTTCCTCCGGTTCCTTCTTGGTCTTTCTCTTGAGTCCAACCAGACTCTTCTGCATGGCCTTTtgcagagtggagagagacataTTGGCAATGCTGAAACAATCAGTTACATTAAGGACAAGATCAGGGAGGTCACTTCATCAGAGAGGatgatcaacctcttccactgcCTGAATGAACTGAAAGACGACTCCTTAGTGAAGGGGATCCAAAGCTTCCTGAATGCAGGCACACTTTCTGAAGCCCAGCTCTCACCTGGCCAGTGGTCAGCTCTAGTCTTTGTGCTGCTGACATCAGACCAGAAGCTGGACGTGTTTGACCTGAAGGAGTACATCAGATCTGATGAAGGTCTCCAGAGGCTGAAGCCGGTAGTAGAGGAATCCGAAACGATACT GCTTGATAGCTGTGGGCTCAGTGAAATGAGCTGTACAACAATGGCATCTGTCCTCTGCAAACCATCAAAAATGAAGACACTGGATCTCAGCCACAACAGTATTAGAGATACTGGAGTCAAAGAACTTTGTAGTGGGCTGGAGAACTCTAACTGTGCATTGAAGTCACTCCA ACTAGCGGACTGTGGCATAACAGGAGTAGGATATGCTGCTCTCgcctcagctctcaaatcaaacccttcacatcTGGAGgaactggacctgagaggaaacgaaaCTGGAGACTCTGGAGTAAAGCTGCTTTTGGAATTACAGCAGGATCCTGCCTGTAAACTTCAGACCCTGAG tcttgttaactgcagtataacagaagagggctgtgctgctctgagttCAGCTCTagcatcaaacccctcacacctgataGGTCTGGTTCTGGAAAAGAATAAacttggagactctggagtgaagcagatATCTACTCTACTCAgtaatccagactgtaaactacaggttCTGTG gcttaaaGGCTGCAGTATGACAGAAGAGGGCTGTACTGCTCTGACTTCAGCTCTGGcaacaaacccctcacacctgacacGTCTGAGTCTGGATAAGAATACacctggagactctggagtgaagcagatctctactctactcaggaatccagactgtaagcTACAGAGCCTGGG GCTTGATAACTGCAGTAttacagaagagggctgtgctgctctgacttcagcgctgatttcaaacccctcacacctgacagagctgcatctggaTATTAATAAACTTGGAGACTCGGGTGTGAGGCAGATCTCTGCTCTACTCAGGATGCCAAGCTGTAAACTACAGAAACTGGCGTAA